One Perognathus longimembris pacificus isolate PPM17 chromosome 2, ASM2315922v1, whole genome shotgun sequence DNA segment encodes these proteins:
- the Tfec gene encoding transcription factor EC isoform X4, with protein sequence MMKEKEKTIAIVKVVDPSKLKLLSGGILDVYSGEQGILPVNMGLTSASCPSNLPMKKEITETDPRALTKERQKKDNHNLIERRRRYNINYRIKELGTLIPKSNDPDMRWNKGTILKASVEYIKWLQKEQQKARELEHRQKKLEQANRRLLLRIQELEIQARAHGLPALTSLGMIDLEAHITKQQSHPEQNSVDYCQQLTPFQRTSPELCDHAVAFSDPLSHFTDLSFSAALKEEQRLDNLLLEDTISPFGTDPLLSATSPSVSKTSSRRSSFSSEDGDEL encoded by the exons TTATCTGGAGGTATTTTGGATGTATATAGTGGTGAGCAGGGAATTTTACCAGTTAATATGGGCCTTACAAGTGCTTCCTGCCCAAGTAATCtaccaatgaaaaaagaaattacag AAACTGACCCAAGAGCTTTAAcaaaagagagacaaaaaaaagacaatcatAACCTCA TTGAACGAAGAAGAAGGTATAATATCAATTACCGAATCAAGGAGCTTGGCACTCTTATTCCAAAGTCTAATGATCC TGATATGCGCTGGAACAAAGGAACCATTCTGAAAGCATCAGTGGAGTACATCAAGTGGCTACAAAAAGAACAACAGAAGGCCCGAGAGTTAGAACACAGACAGAAGAAATTAGAGCAGGCGAACAGGCGACTTCTTCTCCGGATTCAG GAACTAGAAATACAGGCTCGTGCCCATGGGCTGCCAGCCCTGACTTCACTTGGCATGATTGATTTAGAGGCTCACATCACCAAACAGCAGAGTCACCCTGAACAAAATTCAGTAGACTATTGCCAACAACTTACTCCATTTCAGAGAACAAGTCCTGAACTCTGTGATCACGCTGTGGCCTTCTCTGATCCTTTGTCACACTTCACAGATTTATCATTTAGTGCTGCTTTGAAAGAGGAACAAAGATTGGATAACCTGCTACTGGAGGACACAATATCCCCATTCGGAACAGATCCTCTGCTATCTGCCACTTCCCCCTCAGTTTCCAAAACAAGTAGCAGGAGAAGTAGCTTTAGCTCAGAGGATGGAGATGAGTTATAA
- the Tfec gene encoding transcription factor EC isoform X3, producing MMKEKEKTIAIVKVVDPSKLKLLSGGILDVYSGEQGILPVNMGLTSASCPSNLPMKKEITAETDPRALTKERQKKDNHNLIERRRRYNINYRIKELGTLIPKSNDPDMRWNKGTILKASVEYIKWLQKEQQKARELEHRQKKLEQANRRLLLRIQELEIQARAHGLPALTSLGMIDLEAHITKQQSHPEQNSVDYCQQLTPFQRTSPELCDHAVAFSDPLSHFTDLSFSAALKEEQRLDNLLLEDTISPFGTDPLLSATSPSVSKTSSRRSSFSSEDGDEL from the exons TTATCTGGAGGTATTTTGGATGTATATAGTGGTGAGCAGGGAATTTTACCAGTTAATATGGGCCTTACAAGTGCTTCCTGCCCAAGTAATCtaccaatgaaaaaagaaattacag CAGAAACTGACCCAAGAGCTTTAAcaaaagagagacaaaaaaaagacaatcatAACCTCA TTGAACGAAGAAGAAGGTATAATATCAATTACCGAATCAAGGAGCTTGGCACTCTTATTCCAAAGTCTAATGATCC TGATATGCGCTGGAACAAAGGAACCATTCTGAAAGCATCAGTGGAGTACATCAAGTGGCTACAAAAAGAACAACAGAAGGCCCGAGAGTTAGAACACAGACAGAAGAAATTAGAGCAGGCGAACAGGCGACTTCTTCTCCGGATTCAG GAACTAGAAATACAGGCTCGTGCCCATGGGCTGCCAGCCCTGACTTCACTTGGCATGATTGATTTAGAGGCTCACATCACCAAACAGCAGAGTCACCCTGAACAAAATTCAGTAGACTATTGCCAACAACTTACTCCATTTCAGAGAACAAGTCCTGAACTCTGTGATCACGCTGTGGCCTTCTCTGATCCTTTGTCACACTTCACAGATTTATCATTTAGTGCTGCTTTGAAAGAGGAACAAAGATTGGATAACCTGCTACTGGAGGACACAATATCCCCATTCGGAACAGATCCTCTGCTATCTGCCACTTCCCCCTCAGTTTCCAAAACAAGTAGCAGGAGAAGTAGCTTTAGCTCAGAGGATGGAGATGAGTTATAA